A single genomic interval of Prunus dulcis chromosome 5, ALMONDv2, whole genome shotgun sequence harbors:
- the LOC117628700 gene encoding LOW QUALITY PROTEIN: protein PIN-LIKES 3-like (The sequence of the model RefSeq protein was modified relative to this genomic sequence to represent the inferred CDS: deleted 2 bases in 1 codon): MEVLQLFITASIPVLKVLLITALGSYLALDSVNILGEDSRKHLNTVVFYVLNPALVSSNLARTITYESMVKLWFMPVNILITFIVGSILGWILLLLTRPPAHLRGLVLGCCAAGNLGNLLLIIVPAVCKEKGSPFGAPDVCRTYGLAYASLSMAIGAIYLWSYVYNIVRISAESTQDSTQSPVRSSTPNEISCTEPLLSSKESEVVEDNANDYALPCTISEENAKMTTSGKIKQRIXMVFGKLNLKTIFAPSTXGAIVGFSIGLIPQIRKALIGDGAPLRVVQDTASLXGDGAIPTLTLIIGGNLLKGLRGPGMQKSLVVGIIIVRYVALPLIGILVIKGALKLGLVHSDPLYLFVLLLQFSLPPAMNIGTMTQLFGAGEKECSVIMLWTYAFASVSLTFWSAFFMWLVARV; the protein is encoded by the exons ATGGAGGTTTTGCAGCTCTTCATCACCGCCTCAATTCCGGTGTTGAAAGTGCTCTTGATCACTGCGCTTGGCTCATATCTTGCGCTTGATAGCGTCAACATTCTCGGGGAAGACTCTAGGAAGCACTTAAACACT GTTGTATTTTACGTATTGAATCCTGCCCTGGTGAGCAGCAACCTTGCGCGGACAATAACATATGAAAGCATGGTTAAGCT GTGGTTCATGCCGGTGAATATCCTCATCACATTTATTGTTGGTTCGATACTAGGATGGATACTCCTCCTGCTAACAAGACCTCCTGCACATCTGCGAGGCCTCGTCTTGGGTTGCTGTGCTGCAG GAAATTTGGGGAACTTGCTCCTCATTATAGTACCAGCTGTTTGTAAAGAAAAAGGGAGCCCATTTGGAGCTCCTGATGTCTGTCGTACTTATGGATTGGCTTATGCTTCACTTTCAATGGCG ATAGGAGCCATTTATTTGTGGTCCTATGTGTATAATATTGTGCGGATATCCGCA GAGAGCACCCAAGATTCAACCCAGTCTCCGGTGAGATCCTCCACACCGAACGAAATAAGTTGCACTGAGCCTCTGCTTTCTTCAAAGGAATCTGAGGTTGTGGAGGACAATGCCAATGATTATGCACTGCCCTGCACTATATCTGAGGAAAACGCTAAG ATGACAACTTCAGGGAAAATAAAGCAACGTATAATNATGGTGTTTGGAAAGCTCAATCTGAAAACAATATTTGCCCCTTCTACTNCTGGAGCA ATTGTTGGTTTTTCAATCGGACTCATCCCTCAGATTCGAAAAGCACTGATAGGAGATGGTGCTCCTCTACGGGTGGTTCAAGACACTGCTTCTTTGTTNGG AGATGGAGCTATCCCAACTCTCACTTTGATAATAGGAGGAAACCTACTTAAAG GTTTGAGAGGGCCAGGGATGCAGAAATCTCTGGTTGTTGGCATCATCATTGTTCGTTATGTTGCCCTGCCTCTTATAGGAATATTGGTAATTAAAGGTGCACTCAAACTTGGGTTGGTGCACTCTGATCCATTGTATCTGTTTGTTCTTTTGCTTCAGTTTTCACTCCCACCAGCGATGAACATAG GAACAATGACTCAATTGTTCGGAGCAGGAGAAAAGGAATGTTCAGTTATCATGCTGTGGACTTATGCTTTCGCTTCAGTATCACTTACTTTTTGGTCCGCCTTTTTCATGTGGCTTGTGGCCCGAGTGTGA
- the LOC117628212 gene encoding protein PIN-LIKES 3-like: MDLLQLFITALIPVLKILFTTLLGSYLARDRVNILGEDARKHLNTVVFYVFSPALVSSNLARTITDKSIVKLWFMPVNILITFIVGSILGWILLQLTRPPAYLRGIVVGCCAGGNLGFMLLIIVPAVCKEKGSPFGAPDVCHTYALAYASLSMAIGAMYLWSYVYNIVRISAKKGAQNAHQSPERSSTPNQVSCTERPLSSKESEVVEDNAADQYALPCTAISEENAKMTQTTSLGKVIKQRIMMVFGKLNLKAIFAPSTTGAMVGFVIGLIPQIRKLLIGDGAPLRVVQDTVSFLGDAAIPSLTLIIGGNLLTGSRGPGIQKSLVVGIIVVRYVVLPLAGILVVKGALKFGLVHYDPLYLFVLLLQFSLPPAMNIGTMAQLFGAGEKECSVIMLWAYVFALVTLTFWSAFFMWLVARM; the protein is encoded by the exons ATGGACCTTTTGCAGCTCTTCATCACCGCCTTAATCCCAGTACTGAAAATTCTCTTCACCACTTTGCTTGGCTCATATCTTGCTCGTGATCGCGTCAATATTTTGGGGGAAGACGCTAGGAAGCACTTAAACACG GTTGTATTTTACGTATTCAGTCCTGCCCTGGTGAGCAGCAACCTTGCGCGGACAATAACAGATAAAAGCATAGTTAAATT GTGGTTCATGCCGGTGAATATCCTCATCACATTTATTGTTGGTTCGATCCTAGGATGGATACTCCTCCAGTTAACAAGACCTCCTGCATATCTGCGAGGCATTGTCGTAGGTTGCTGTGCTGGAG GAAATTTGGGATTCATGCTCCTTATTATAGTCCCAGCAGTTTGTAAAGAAAAAGGGAGTCCATTTGGAGCTCCTGATGTCTGTCATACTTATGCATTGGCTTATGCTTCACTTTCAATGGCG ATAGGAGCCATGTATTTGTGGTCCTATGTGTATAATATTGTGAGGATATCTGCAAAGAAGGGAGCCCAAAATGCCCACCAATCTCCAGAGAGATCCTCCACACCAAACCAAGTAAGTTGCACTGAGCGTCCGCTTTCTTCAAAGGAATCTGAGGTAGTGGAGGACAATGCTGCGGATCAATATGCACTGCCCTGCACTGCTATATCTGAAGAAAATGCTAAG ATGACACAAACGACAAGTTTAGGTAAAGTAATAAAGCAACGTATTATGATGGTGTTTGGAAAGCTCAATCTGAAAGCAATATTTGCCCCTTCTACTACTGGAGCA ATGGTTGGTTTTGTGATTGGACTCATACCTCAGATTCGAAAACTATTGATAGGAGATGGCGCTCCTCTACGGGTGGTTCAAGACACTGTTTCTTTCTTGGG AGACGCAGCCATCCCAAGTCTTACTTTGATAATAGGAGGAAACCTACTTACAG GTTCGAGAGGGCCAGGGATACAGAAATCTCTGGTTGTTGGCATTATCGTTGTTCGTTATGTTGTCCTGCCTCTTGCAGGCATTTTGGTGGTTAAAGGTGCATTAAAATTTGGGTTGGTGCATTATGATCCATTGTATCTGTTTGTTCTTCTGCTTCAGTTTTCACTCCCACCAGCAATGAACATAG GAACAATGGCTCAATTGTTCGGAGCAGGAGAAAAGGAATGTTCAGTTATCATGCTGTGGGCTTATGTTTTTGCTTTAGTAACGCTTACTTTTTGGTCCGCCTTCTTCATGTGGCTTGTGGCCCGAATGTGA
- the LOC117628300 gene encoding signaling peptide TAXIMIN 2-like, whose product MGDCRPLGFLLGLPFALVALVLSVVGAVIWVLGSVLSCLCPCCCCVGGLANLAVTLIKLPVKIIRWFIDKIPC is encoded by the exons ATGGGAGATTGCAGGCCATTGGGTTTCTTGCTGGGTTTGCCTTTTGCTTTGGTTGCATTGGTCTTATCTGTTGTTGGTGCTGTCATCTGGGTTCTTGG gtcGGTTTTGAGTTGCTTGTGTCCATGCTGCTGTTGTGTTGGTGGGTTAGCGAATTTGGCAGTCACTCTTATCAAGCTTCctgtaaaaataattagatGGTTCATCGATAAGATCCCTTGTTGA